The following coding sequences lie in one Mesorhizobium sp. INR15 genomic window:
- a CDS encoding SDR family NAD(P)-dependent oxidoreductase, with protein MKMVQPSEAATAIVTGAAGGMGRAIVAELVGRGYRVAGFDIDLPGLDHVKEQVESRGGNFQPIGCDLTDPQAIASAFEQVDREMGEIAALVNNAGTCFMGEFPDITGDELDRQMTINFNGAFHCCQQAVRRMRSQPGVKKIVNISSNGAYNFDVFDPPHYRASKAALDTLTKDLARRYAREQISVNSIAPAMTETPLFGVLSKSVLDKAIAAMPHGRAMRPEEVAAWVGFLISPAGDIASGNVIILNQGRDVR; from the coding sequence ATGAAGATGGTGCAACCTTCGGAAGCCGCAACTGCAATTGTTACCGGCGCTGCCGGGGGCATGGGACGGGCGATCGTCGCAGAGCTGGTCGGGAGAGGATATCGTGTTGCTGGTTTCGACATCGATCTGCCGGGCCTTGACCACGTAAAGGAGCAGGTAGAAAGCCGAGGGGGAAATTTCCAGCCTATCGGTTGCGACCTGACGGATCCACAAGCCATCGCTTCGGCTTTCGAACAGGTTGATCGCGAAATGGGAGAGATTGCGGCGCTCGTCAATAATGCCGGAACCTGCTTCATGGGCGAGTTTCCTGACATTACCGGAGACGAACTCGACCGTCAGATGACGATCAACTTCAATGGAGCTTTTCATTGCTGCCAGCAGGCGGTACGGCGCATGCGATCGCAGCCAGGCGTCAAGAAGATCGTGAACATCTCCTCCAACGGCGCCTACAATTTTGATGTTTTCGACCCGCCACACTATCGCGCCAGCAAAGCAGCGCTCGATACGCTGACAAAGGACCTTGCAAGGCGCTATGCGCGCGAACAAATCAGCGTCAATTCGATAGCACCGGCCATGACCGAGACGCCGCTGTTCGGGGTTCTTTCAAAGAGCGTACTGGACAAGGCCATCGCAGCCATGCCGCATGGTCGCGCCATGCGGCCCGAGGAAGTCGCTGCGTGGGTCGGATTCCTGATTTCACCTGCCGGCGACATTGCTAGCGGCAATGTCATCATTCTCAATCAGGGCCGCGACGTCCGATAA
- a CDS encoding ester cyclase: MATTEEHAARSTETLRIVRDMEDGLGRAYNETQLHFHEDFTWRGNVGCGIKHGLQEFRKNWQLPIRAAFKDRVYKTEKFIADGDWAACFGILEATHHGRFMGIPATGKRVRIPYMDFWHVKDGRIKDNPVFVDFASVLLQLGRDVFDGEGWEAYDSGERPAPEPI; encoded by the coding sequence ATGGCAACAACAGAAGAACATGCCGCCCGGTCCACCGAGACGTTGCGCATTGTGCGCGATATGGAAGATGGACTTGGACGTGCCTACAACGAAACTCAGCTTCACTTCCACGAGGACTTCACCTGGCGCGGCAATGTCGGGTGCGGCATCAAACACGGACTTCAGGAGTTCCGAAAGAACTGGCAGCTCCCGATCCGCGCAGCGTTCAAGGACCGGGTTTACAAAACCGAGAAGTTCATCGCCGACGGCGATTGGGCGGCATGTTTTGGCATCCTGGAGGCAACACACCATGGCAGGTTCATGGGTATCCCGGCGACTGGAAAACGGGTCCGTATTCCCTATATGGATTTTTGGCACGTCAAGGACGGCCGCATCAAGGACAATCCAGTCTTCGTGGACTTCGCGTCCGTTCTGCTGCAACTCGGTCGGGACGTCTTTGATGGCGAGGGATGGGAAGCCTACGACTCCGGTGAACGACCGGCACCTGAACCAATTTGA
- a CDS encoding carbohydrate ABC transporter permease, which yields MSSRALRPSRPLVILASAFILVWILCAAFPFIWTIWGSFKLEADFFSYGGWKDALLGPHTLAFSGHSYTFQNYRDLWIDQQFWRPAINSVIVTVTVTVISLTFGTLGGYALARSTSRYAFWILIAALIFRAMPGLSLISGYLFPFFKLNLWGRLPTAAIVLVALNQPFTLWLLHSFFLTVPRDLDEAALVDGCSRFQAFRLAIMPVMWPGVVTTGIFSFLVGYSDYVVCTLLLPESNQTMVPATAAFLGSEQHAGKLMFAVAATVSMIVPLLILILAFQRRIVDGLTAGAVKG from the coding sequence ATGTCCTCTCGCGCCCTCAGACCCTCCCGCCCGCTGGTGATTTTGGCCAGTGCCTTCATACTCGTTTGGATCCTCTGCGCGGCCTTCCCTTTCATCTGGACGATCTGGGGTAGTTTCAAGCTCGAAGCGGATTTCTTCTCGTATGGCGGCTGGAAGGACGCTTTGTTGGGGCCGCATACGCTGGCTTTTAGCGGGCACTCCTATACATTCCAGAATTATCGTGACCTATGGATCGATCAACAGTTCTGGCGACCTGCCATCAATTCGGTCATCGTTACGGTCACTGTGACGGTAATCTCTCTGACCTTCGGCACGCTGGGCGGCTACGCGCTTGCCCGTTCAACCAGCCGCTACGCTTTCTGGATCCTGATCGCGGCTCTCATCTTCCGGGCAATGCCCGGGCTCTCGCTGATCTCAGGCTATTTGTTTCCGTTCTTCAAATTGAATCTTTGGGGGCGGTTGCCCACCGCCGCAATTGTTCTCGTGGCTCTGAACCAGCCGTTTACGCTCTGGCTGTTGCATTCATTCTTTCTCACGGTTCCGCGCGATCTGGACGAGGCCGCGCTTGTCGACGGATGCTCCCGGTTCCAAGCGTTCCGTCTAGCCATCATGCCGGTCATGTGGCCAGGCGTGGTCACGACCGGCATCTTCAGCTTCCTGGTCGGCTACAGTGACTATGTCGTGTGCACCCTGCTCCTGCCCGAAAGCAACCAGACCATGGTTCCGGCAACCGCTGCCTTTCTTGGCAGTGAGCAACACGCAGGCAAGCTGATGTTCGCTGTCGCGGCGACAGTTTCCATGATCGTTCCGCTCCTGATCCTTATTCTTGCGTTCCAGCGTCGCATCGTCGACGGGCTGACAGCCGGGGCCGTCAAAGGTTAA
- a CDS encoding amino acid ABC transporter permease, translating into MPGFLETFLNPEVFVRVLPMLLKGVTNTVMLAVSTIVGGSIVGVALCLARLYGPRWLRILAILYVDIFRSLPILVVLILIYYALPFLGLRLNAFLAATIALGLVFSSFTCEVLRAAIQSIHSGQFEASLALGMPFWVTIYKIILPQAFRIAIPPLTSNAVAIAKDTSLASVVAMPDLLKQATDAQALTANPTPLIAAALMYLIVLWPLVRLVSFLEWRYRSAGR; encoded by the coding sequence ATGCCGGGTTTCCTAGAAACATTCCTGAACCCGGAGGTTTTTGTCCGCGTTCTTCCTATGCTCTTGAAAGGCGTCACCAACACCGTAATGCTCGCGGTTTCTACGATCGTTGGTGGTAGCATTGTCGGCGTTGCTCTTTGCCTCGCGCGTCTATATGGCCCGCGTTGGCTGCGAATACTCGCGATCCTCTACGTGGACATTTTTCGATCGCTGCCGATTCTTGTCGTGCTGATCCTGATCTACTATGCGTTGCCGTTTTTAGGACTACGCCTGAACGCATTCTTAGCAGCGACAATAGCCCTTGGCCTCGTATTCTCATCGTTCACCTGTGAGGTGCTGCGAGCAGCCATCCAATCGATCCACAGTGGGCAGTTCGAAGCTTCACTGGCCCTTGGCATGCCGTTTTGGGTTACGATCTATAAAATTATCCTGCCACAAGCGTTCCGTATCGCAATACCACCCCTCACCAGTAATGCGGTCGCCATCGCCAAGGACACTTCCCTGGCATCCGTCGTGGCAATGCCTGACTTGCTGAAGCAGGCCACGGACGCTCAGGCACTTACCGCGAACCCGACACCGCTCATCGCTGCTGCCCTAATGTACTTGATCGTACTATGGCCGCTGGTACGGCTCGTCTCATTTCTTGAGTGGCGCTACCGATCCGCTGGTCGCTAA
- a CDS encoding carbohydrate ABC transporter permease has translation MPHRTFFTFMLPSMAAMLLFIAIPIFSSAFQSFYVENPRVLVQTEACDPFGGCKTETRVDAQATLKLNQANPMGRFNGLATYTNSAHLAFADIAEIWHSSSGWGNAIARIADLHFYRALTFTLAYTFVVTPLSLWLGLLIALALNALPQQLRGVITYFTLLPMLVPAFLGALVLFWMIDARGLIGAALIYMTGNPDLSLKASTTLSWLVLFFHGAWNSAPFVFIVFYAALQTVPQDTLESAIVDGASRWQRLRFVVFPHLRPIAIFLTLVLIMDNVRVFESIVAFSATAQASSLSTLIFKDLVNGSTPLYGSAAATSMLTIVCIAILMTPSMIRSWFTFRAKG, from the coding sequence ATGCCTCACAGGACGTTTTTCACTTTCATGCTTCCCTCCATGGCGGCGATGCTTCTGTTTATTGCAATACCGATATTCTCGTCGGCATTTCAATCGTTCTATGTGGAAAATCCGCGTGTTCTCGTTCAGACTGAAGCCTGCGACCCATTCGGGGGATGCAAGACCGAAACGAGAGTGGACGCGCAGGCGACGCTAAAACTGAACCAAGCCAATCCGATGGGGCGGTTCAACGGCCTAGCCACTTACACGAATTCCGCCCATCTCGCTTTCGCTGATATTGCGGAGATTTGGCATTCGTCGAGCGGTTGGGGCAACGCAATCGCAAGAATCGCCGACCTCCACTTCTACAGAGCCCTCACTTTCACGCTCGCATACACATTCGTCGTCACGCCGCTTTCCCTTTGGCTGGGGCTTCTGATCGCGCTGGCGCTGAACGCACTGCCCCAGCAGCTGCGTGGGGTGATCACCTACTTCACTTTGCTACCAATGCTTGTTCCAGCTTTTCTCGGTGCGCTGGTGCTGTTTTGGATGATCGACGCCCGTGGGCTGATTGGCGCGGCGCTGATCTACATGACGGGAAATCCGGATCTGTCCCTGAAGGCCTCGACGACGCTGAGCTGGCTTGTCCTATTCTTCCACGGCGCTTGGAATTCGGCCCCTTTCGTCTTCATCGTATTCTATGCCGCCTTGCAGACGGTTCCTCAGGATACGTTGGAATCTGCAATCGTCGACGGTGCCTCACGCTGGCAACGCCTGCGTTTCGTAGTCTTTCCACATCTCAGGCCTATCGCTATCTTCCTTACCCTGGTCCTGATCATGGACAATGTTCGCGTTTTCGAATCAATCGTCGCCTTCTCGGCTACGGCCCAGGCGTCGTCGCTTTCCACCCTCATATTCAAGGATCTCGTCAACGGCAGCACACCACTCTACGGATCGGCCGCTGCCACTTCCATGCTGACCATTGTTTGCATCGCCATACTGATGACCCCTTCCATGATCCGCTCCTGGTTCACCTTCAGGGCGAAGGGATAA
- a CDS encoding nuclear transport factor 2 family protein — protein sequence MDFQAAKNLVREHHRAIADASAETIAQALERHTADDWHWRGMHPFHEQRGAAAVAKAFWSPYLTAMTRLQRRPDIFMAGLNQIDDFKSVWVVSMGHLMGLFDKPWLGIRPSGKISMMRYVEFNRVEDGRILETAMFFDIPQVMIQAGQNPFPPETGAHLVQPGPATHEGLMYGSQEPDTGQATLRAINAMLQDMGSTDRSRGIEGYAEELARTWNDDMIWWGPAGIGATYTIRRYIRQHSGPFRIALSKGYRFNGHLCRMAEGHFGGFFGWANLTLSNAGGYMGMTASPNPADMRVVDLYREENGKLSENWIFIDILHYLNMQGLDVLARMGELANPSFEG from the coding sequence ATGGATTTTCAGGCGGCGAAGAACCTCGTAAGGGAACACCACAGGGCAATTGCCGATGCCTCAGCGGAGACTATCGCCCAAGCTTTGGAGCGCCATACCGCCGATGACTGGCATTGGCGGGGGATGCATCCGTTCCATGAGCAGCGCGGCGCAGCTGCCGTCGCGAAGGCCTTCTGGTCGCCGTACCTGACAGCGATGACTCGCTTGCAGCGTCGCCCTGACATTTTCATGGCAGGACTGAACCAGATAGATGATTTCAAGTCGGTCTGGGTCGTGTCCATGGGACACCTGATGGGACTGTTCGACAAGCCGTGGCTGGGAATCCGCCCATCTGGCAAGATATCGATGATGCGCTATGTCGAGTTTAACCGCGTGGAAGATGGACGCATCCTCGAAACCGCGATGTTCTTCGACATCCCCCAGGTGATGATCCAGGCGGGCCAGAATCCGTTCCCGCCTGAAACGGGTGCGCATCTGGTGCAACCTGGGCCGGCAACGCATGAGGGCTTGATGTACGGCTCGCAGGAACCCGATACAGGCCAAGCGACCTTACGGGCGATCAATGCGATGCTGCAGGACATGGGCTCCACCGACCGTAGCCGCGGCATAGAGGGTTATGCGGAGGAACTCGCGCGAACCTGGAACGACGACATGATCTGGTGGGGGCCGGCCGGCATTGGCGCGACTTACACCATCCGCCGCTACATCCGCCAACATTCCGGACCATTCAGGATCGCGCTTTCAAAAGGCTATCGATTCAACGGCCATCTTTGCCGCATGGCGGAAGGACATTTCGGCGGCTTCTTCGGTTGGGCGAATTTGACGCTTTCCAACGCTGGAGGCTACATGGGAATGACCGCCAGTCCCAATCCGGCCGACATGCGCGTCGTCGATCTCTACCGCGAAGAGAACGGCAAGTTGTCAGAGAACTGGATATTCATCGACATTCTTCACTACCTAAATATGCAGGGCCTCGATGTTCTCGCAAGAATGGGAGAACTCGCAAATCCGTCATTTGAAGGATGA
- a CDS encoding GntR family transcriptional regulator, with product MESGTPAVVLKTESAFEALRQDIISGLLAPGRPLRMAALQERYGFGATPLREALSRLEEKRMVVLAPNRGYTVAPVSLAELEDLGQAREAIECALLKDAIERGDTDWEARIVASHYQLSRCPMPIGSDDVEIRLRWIETHDGFHRSLTAAAGSSWLKSYQEQTLEQLQRHYQALLFHPDAVNPERPHHHDVETEGMLRDVLALAPHSDIMSATLDRDTQRAVTLLRRHIQLALQLHREIARRLPNGKAFTTAA from the coding sequence ATGGAAAGTGGCACGCCCGCTGTTGTGTTGAAAACCGAGAGTGCTTTTGAGGCGCTGCGGCAAGATATTATCAGCGGGCTCCTGGCCCCAGGACGCCCTCTGCGAATGGCCGCGCTGCAGGAACGTTATGGATTTGGCGCGACGCCGTTGCGGGAAGCCCTTTCGCGCCTTGAAGAAAAGCGGATGGTCGTTCTTGCCCCCAACAGGGGCTATACCGTCGCACCCGTATCGCTCGCCGAACTCGAGGATCTCGGTCAAGCCCGCGAGGCAATCGAATGCGCTCTGCTGAAGGATGCGATCGAGCGCGGCGACACTGACTGGGAAGCGCGGATAGTTGCGTCACACTACCAGCTGTCACGATGTCCGATGCCGATCGGAAGCGACGACGTTGAGATACGATTGCGCTGGATCGAGACGCACGACGGCTTTCACCGCAGTCTTACGGCGGCCGCTGGCTCCTCGTGGTTAAAGTCCTACCAAGAACAGACACTGGAGCAGTTGCAGCGCCACTATCAGGCCCTGCTGTTTCACCCTGATGCGGTCAATCCCGAGCGACCGCATCACCACGACGTTGAAACAGAAGGTATGCTCAGGGATGTGCTCGCTCTCGCTCCACACAGCGATATCATGAGTGCTACCCTCGACAGAGATACGCAGCGTGCGGTGACGCTTCTGCGTCGGCACATACAACTTGCGTTGCAACTCCATCGCGAGATTGCAAGACGCCTCCCTAATGGGAAGGCCTTCACGACTGCCGCGTGA
- a CDS encoding ester cyclase encodes MKNFDPKFRDFPDYILKITEEIWEGRKLTTLYDYYAPDVIMRMPSGIVRGNEAVIDGTLATIAEFPDRELLGEDVIWSGDDEAGYLSSHRIVSSGTHTGYGIYGPPTGKRMTIRAIADCAAKSNAIYDEWLVRDGSGLLLQLGLDPVDFVRRQIASEGGSERANRPFSPDNDIKGRYAARGNDNEWGNKLADLLTTIMNKDLSVIAKTYDRAVRSEHPGLRGGWGRSFAETEWMRLRCAFPSSHFEVHHVIGREDPNQPPRAAVRWSMTGRHEGTGAFGPPTGAMVHVMGITHAEWGPWGLRREFTLFDETAIWKQILIDAGDA; translated from the coding sequence ATGAAGAACTTTGATCCCAAGTTTCGAGACTTCCCAGACTACATACTGAAAATCACGGAGGAGATATGGGAGGGGCGGAAACTAACCACGCTCTACGACTATTATGCGCCAGACGTCATCATGCGCATGCCTTCCGGAATCGTTCGCGGCAACGAGGCTGTGATTGATGGCACCCTCGCTACCATCGCGGAATTCCCCGACCGCGAACTCCTTGGTGAAGACGTCATATGGAGTGGTGATGATGAAGCCGGATACCTATCATCGCACCGGATCGTCAGCTCTGGAACTCACACCGGGTACGGCATCTACGGGCCGCCGACTGGCAAGCGCATGACGATCCGTGCGATCGCGGACTGCGCAGCCAAGTCGAACGCGATCTACGACGAATGGCTCGTTCGTGACGGATCCGGACTGCTTCTTCAGCTTGGATTAGACCCGGTCGATTTCGTGCGGCGGCAGATCGCATCCGAAGGTGGCTCGGAAAGAGCCAACCGGCCCTTCTCTCCGGACAACGACATCAAGGGACGATATGCTGCCAGAGGCAACGACAATGAATGGGGTAACAAGCTAGCGGATTTACTCACCACCATAATGAACAAAGACCTTAGTGTGATTGCCAAGACGTACGATCGCGCCGTTCGCTCGGAACACCCTGGGCTTCGCGGTGGCTGGGGTCGCAGTTTTGCCGAGACGGAATGGATGAGGTTGCGTTGCGCTTTCCCTTCTTCGCACTTCGAGGTCCATCATGTCATCGGCCGCGAAGACCCCAATCAGCCTCCGCGCGCTGCGGTCCGGTGGAGTATGACCGGACGCCATGAAGGGACCGGCGCCTTCGGGCCACCTACCGGCGCCATGGTCCATGTGATGGGAATCACCCACGCGGAGTGGGGACCTTGGGGGCTGCGGCGTGAATTCACCCTTTTCGACGAGACGGCTATATGGAAGCAGATTCTGATCGATGCGGGTGACGCCTAA
- a CDS encoding ABC transporter substrate-binding protein, protein MNRILTAALGVLVMVAVPARADTLQVGAYPSNPPWEFKNEQSQFEGFEVDLVKEIGKRLGADIEFQDLGFQALFAAASSGRIDMAISTITITDERLQSQAFTQGYYDSDLALISTQDSAVKTMGDMKGKTVGVLSSSIAEKWANQNKDKIGFSDIRGYPEQQNLLLDVQTGRLDGAVGDIAGFQYAFQKIPSLHVLERIATGDRFAIMLPKNSKNLERVNDAVTALKEDGTLAKLHVKWLGVPADPETSTVKVLDLPHVK, encoded by the coding sequence GTGAATAGAATTTTGACAGCCGCGCTTGGGGTACTGGTGATGGTCGCTGTTCCCGCACGAGCCGACACCCTTCAAGTAGGTGCCTATCCGTCTAATCCGCCTTGGGAATTCAAGAATGAGCAGAGCCAGTTCGAAGGATTCGAGGTGGACCTCGTCAAGGAGATCGGCAAACGCCTCGGTGCCGATATTGAATTTCAAGACCTGGGCTTCCAGGCGCTGTTTGCCGCCGCCAGCTCCGGGCGTATCGACATGGCGATTTCTACGATCACCATCACCGATGAACGGCTTCAGAGCCAGGCGTTTACGCAGGGCTATTATGACAGCGATCTTGCGCTGATCTCAACCCAGGACAGCGCCGTCAAAACGATGGGCGACATGAAGGGCAAGACTGTTGGCGTGCTCTCGTCGTCGATCGCGGAAAAGTGGGCGAACCAGAACAAGGACAAGATCGGCTTTAGCGATATCCGGGGATATCCCGAACAGCAGAACCTGTTGCTGGATGTCCAGACCGGCCGCCTGGACGGCGCTGTCGGCGATATCGCGGGCTTCCAGTATGCCTTCCAGAAAATTCCAAGCCTGCATGTGCTTGAGCGCATCGCGACCGGCGACCGCTTTGCGATCATGCTCCCAAAGAATTCAAAGAACTTGGAGCGTGTGAACGACGCTGTCACTGCCCTCAAGGAGGACGGCACCCTTGCGAAACTTCACGTGAAATGGCTTGGGGTACCCGCTGATCCAGAAACGTCGACGGTAAAGGTACTCGATTTGCCGCATGTGAAATAG
- a CDS encoding ABC transporter substrate-binding protein: MKRLLAVSAVYAALLTSNAFADCGISAGSVNILANDFKSIRTVVSTAEECASADVKITKNHNKQFADLMVAALTASPAKYSVVVVANGSISPLLSADLVRPLDDLVAKYGQQLKPNQLIKIGGKTMAIAFMANAQHFFYRESVLKEAGVEVPKTYEEVLAAAKTIHDKGIMKQPLAMSFLPDWDIAEEFLDLYYGGLGGTLFEEGSARPAIDMAKATQTLNLMKEMVPYIGPDYLTYDSDVFRPKWNAGQVAMMNMWGSSAAQVLPGQSPTPEIAKDTRLAAAPTFGGGATPATMVWWDGFTIAKNISDADAEASFRAMLHGISPEMVKKHPTDSVWLIEGYKPTDNAEGIVASIKGGAPGYPAVPYMDLLHNALGVEIGKFIQGKESAEQAISDAQKAYTTAASSAGFIN, from the coding sequence ATGAAGCGTCTGTTAGCCGTTTCGGCTGTATATGCGGCTCTGCTGACATCGAATGCCTTTGCCGACTGTGGTATCTCGGCGGGCTCGGTGAATATTCTCGCGAACGACTTCAAATCTATTCGCACGGTGGTTTCCACCGCCGAGGAATGCGCCAGCGCCGACGTCAAGATCACCAAGAACCACAACAAGCAGTTTGCTGATCTCATGGTAGCGGCCCTGACCGCAAGTCCCGCGAAATACTCCGTCGTGGTCGTGGCGAACGGATCGATCAGCCCGCTGCTGTCTGCCGATCTCGTCCGCCCCCTTGACGATCTCGTTGCCAAGTACGGGCAGCAATTAAAGCCGAACCAGCTCATCAAGATCGGCGGCAAAACGATGGCGATCGCCTTCATGGCCAACGCGCAACATTTCTTCTATCGAGAGAGCGTGTTGAAGGAGGCTGGCGTCGAGGTTCCGAAAACGTACGAAGAAGTTTTGGCCGCTGCGAAGACGATCCACGACAAGGGCATCATGAAGCAGCCCTTGGCGATGTCCTTCCTCCCCGACTGGGATATCGCTGAAGAATTCCTCGATCTTTACTATGGCGGCTTGGGTGGTACCCTTTTCGAAGAGGGTAGCGCGCGGCCTGCAATCGACATGGCGAAGGCAACCCAGACCCTGAATTTGATGAAGGAGATGGTCCCCTATATCGGGCCGGATTACCTGACCTATGATTCGGACGTCTTCCGTCCGAAATGGAATGCGGGACAAGTCGCGATGATGAATATGTGGGGATCGAGCGCCGCCCAGGTATTGCCCGGCCAAAGCCCCACACCCGAGATCGCCAAGGATACGCGGCTGGCAGCGGCTCCCACATTTGGCGGCGGCGCCACGCCGGCGACCATGGTCTGGTGGGACGGTTTCACCATCGCAAAGAATATTTCCGACGCTGATGCGGAGGCATCTTTCCGAGCAATGCTGCACGGTATCTCGCCCGAAATGGTCAAGAAGCATCCCACCGATTCCGTCTGGCTGATCGAAGGATACAAGCCAACGGACAACGCCGAAGGAATTGTGGCATCGATAAAGGGCGGCGCGCCAGGCTATCCGGCAGTCCCCTATATGGATCTTCTGCACAACGCGCTGGGCGTTGAAATTGGCAAGTTCATCCAAGGCAAGGAGAGCGCCGAGCAGGCAATCTCGGATGCGCAGAAGGCATATACGACCGCCGCGAGTTCGGCGGGCTTCATAAACTAA
- the kynU gene encoding kynureninase, whose translation MDRNDVLAGFRARFRLPDDENVVYLDGNSLGPLPASVPMRMREAVEVEWGRSLVRGWNDAGWIDLPARAAGKIARLIGAPADSVAVCDSTSVNLFKVLAAALSLRPERKVVITDVANFPTDLYVADGLARLLDRGYEIKPVQFDQIEAAIDDTVAAFMLTEVDYRTGRMHDMGAMTAHAHACGALAIWDLAHSAGAFPVDLTGARADFAIGCGYKYLNGGPGAPAFLFVAEKHLPEIAPAIAGWMGHLEPFAFSPGFVPADGIARMTSGTPPILSLVAFDAALDAFDGVDLASLRVKSQQLCDYFIAAVEANCEGLELATPRDAGVRGSQVSFRHPEGYAIVQALIARGVIGDFRAPDIMRFGFAPLYLRFADIHHAAEQIGDVIKTGSWDEPRFKQKAKVT comes from the coding sequence CTGGATAGAAACGACGTCTTGGCGGGCTTTCGTGCCCGCTTCAGGCTCCCCGATGACGAAAATGTCGTCTACCTCGACGGCAATTCCCTGGGTCCGCTCCCCGCCTCGGTTCCCATGCGAATGCGGGAAGCCGTTGAGGTGGAATGGGGCCGCTCCCTTGTGCGCGGTTGGAACGATGCGGGGTGGATTGATCTCCCGGCGCGCGCTGCCGGCAAGATTGCGCGTCTCATCGGCGCGCCGGCGGACAGCGTCGCGGTTTGCGATTCGACGTCGGTCAATCTTTTCAAGGTGCTCGCGGCTGCTCTGTCGCTGCGGCCGGAGCGCAAGGTGGTGATCACCGATGTGGCCAATTTCCCGACCGATCTTTATGTGGCGGATGGCCTAGCCCGGCTTCTTGATCGCGGTTATGAAATAAAGCCGGTACAGTTCGACCAGATCGAAGCCGCGATCGACGATACGGTCGCGGCTTTTATGTTGACCGAGGTTGATTATCGGACTGGCCGCATGCATGACATGGGTGCGATGACGGCGCACGCCCACGCCTGCGGGGCTTTGGCGATCTGGGACCTGGCTCACAGCGCGGGAGCATTTCCGGTCGACTTGACCGGCGCAAGGGCGGATTTCGCCATTGGCTGCGGGTACAAATATCTGAATGGCGGGCCCGGTGCCCCGGCCTTTCTTTTCGTGGCCGAGAAGCACCTGCCGGAGATTGCGCCTGCGATTGCAGGATGGATGGGCCATTTGGAACCATTCGCCTTCAGTCCCGGTTTTGTTCCCGCCGATGGCATTGCCCGCATGACATCAGGAACGCCTCCTATCCTCTCGCTAGTAGCGTTTGACGCTGCCCTCGACGCCTTCGACGGAGTTGACCTGGCTAGCCTTCGCGTTAAGTCACAGCAATTGTGCGACTACTTCATCGCTGCGGTCGAGGCAAATTGCGAAGGCCTTGAACTCGCGACGCCCCGCGATGCGGGTGTTCGCGGAAGCCAGGTCTCATTCCGCCATCCCGAGGGCTATGCAATTGTTCAAGCGCTCATAGCGCGCGGCGTCATCGGTGATTTCCGAGCCCCCGACATCATGCGCTTCGGCTTTGCCCCGCTTTATCTCCGTTTTGCCGATATCCACCACGCGGCAGAACAGATCGGAGATGTCATCAAGACAGGAAGTTGGGATGAGCCGCGTTTCAAACAGAAGGCAAAGGTCACATGA